One window from the genome of Ailuropoda melanoleuca isolate Jingjing chromosome 5, ASM200744v2, whole genome shotgun sequence encodes:
- the THAP10 gene encoding THAP domain-containing protein 10, translating to MPARCVAAHCGNTTKSGKSLFRFPKDRAVRLLWDRFVRGRRADWYGGNDRSVICSDHFAPACFDVSSVIQKNLRFSQRLRLVAGAVPTLHRVSAAAPKGEEEGEHAGGPEKGGAPQAVRQAEAAPGPAPCTLLRARKRAAPSQITCENEVKQTQVPANNLSYGVASVPTHREEGPAHKSTQMSLKRPPHRSVGIQAKVKVFGKQLCNATTQTDGLQSRSASLFDIYSSDSEPDADWDVKSEQSDLS from the exons ATGCCTGCCCGCTGCGTGGCCGCCCACTGCGGCAACACCACCAAATCCGGGAAGTCACTGTTCCGCTTTCCCAAGGACCGGGCCGTGCGGCTGCTGTGGGACCGCTTCGTGCGGGGCCGCCGCGCAGACTGGTACGGGGGCAATGACCGCTCTGTCATCTGCTCCGACCACTTCGCCCCGGCCTGTTTTGACGTCTCTTCGGTTATCCAGAAGAATCTGCGCTTCTCCCAGCGCCTGCGGCTCGTAGCGGGCGCCGTGCCCACCCTGCACCGGGTGTCCGCCGCAGCACCtaagggggaagaagagggagagcacGCGGGCGGCCCCGAAAAGGGAGGAGCGCCCCAGGCAGTCAGGCAGGCAGAAGCCGCCCCGGGGCCAGCCCCCTGTACGCTCCTCCGGGCCAGGAAGAGGGCTGCGCCTTCACAG attacaTGTGAAAATGAAGTTAAACAAACACAAGTCCCTGCTAATAATCTATCTTACGGTGTCGCTTCAGTACCTACTCACCGGGAAGAAGGCCCAGCGCATAAAAGTACACAAATGTCTCTGAAAAGGCCCCCCCACCGCAGTGTTG GTATTCAGGCCAAAGTGAAAGTGTTCGGAAAACAACTGTGTAATGCCACGACTCAGACCGACGGATTGCAGTCTAGAAGTGCCTCTCTCTTTGACATTTACTCCAGTGACTCAGAGCCAGATGCAGACTGGGATGTCAAGAGTGAGCAGAGCGATTTGTCTTAG